A window of Natrinema salifodinae contains these coding sequences:
- a CDS encoding DUF7522 family protein — translation MDGDAIDPELADELRSVCRTTVGDELRSIAYFTEDDVEQLYLRSDLERTADLIGFAEHERLGFRSQSAYRNTQLGEYAATIRMFENGYLSRVIRGPHGVWVTTDDMSMDRFEELTSALEIVLDDFADAVDVESADTDESSD, via the coding sequence ATGGATGGCGACGCTATCGATCCGGAGCTGGCCGACGAACTGCGCAGCGTCTGTCGGACGACCGTCGGCGACGAACTCCGCAGTATCGCCTACTTCACCGAGGACGACGTCGAGCAGCTGTATCTCCGATCGGACCTCGAGCGGACGGCCGACCTGATCGGCTTCGCCGAGCATGAGCGGCTCGGCTTTCGCTCTCAGTCGGCCTATCGGAACACGCAACTCGGCGAGTACGCGGCGACGATCAGGATGTTCGAGAACGGGTACCTCTCGCGGGTCATCCGCGGCCCACACGGGGTCTGGGTGACGACCGACGACATGTCAATGGATCGGTTCGAGGAGTTGACCAGCGCGCTCGAAATCGTCCTCGACGACTTCGCGGATGCCGTCGACGTCGAGAGCGCGGATACCGACGAGAGCAGCGACTGA
- a CDS encoding amino acid-binding protein, whose product MFDEIMEKFEGSPSQQAVIRLLLERGFSVNDEGRVVSGGIEIPNTGIAREIGVDRRVVDSTTDVILEDHELRRIFQNISQVPSLMDLAPVLDLTVLTITPDDAEQEGIVATVTGTLATNGISIRQTISEDPEFTDEPKLYLITDQDLPGEVITELRDLEFVRKIELQ is encoded by the coding sequence ATGTTCGACGAGATCATGGAGAAGTTCGAGGGCTCCCCCAGTCAACAGGCCGTGATCCGCCTGCTGCTCGAGCGGGGGTTCTCCGTCAACGACGAGGGCCGGGTCGTCTCGGGCGGCATCGAGATTCCGAACACGGGGATCGCCCGCGAGATCGGCGTCGACCGGCGGGTCGTCGACTCGACGACCGACGTCATCCTCGAAGACCACGAACTCCGGCGCATCTTCCAGAACATCTCCCAGGTGCCGAGCCTGATGGACCTGGCGCCGGTGCTCGATCTGACGGTGCTCACGATCACGCCCGACGACGCCGAACAGGAGGGGATCGTCGCGACGGTCACGGGAACCCTGGCCACCAACGGGATTTCGATCCGCCAGACCATCAGCGAAGATCCCGAGTTCACCGACGAGCCGAAGCTCTACCTGATCACCGATCAGGACCTACCCGGCGAGGTCATCACCGAACTGCGCGATCTCGAGTTCGTCCGGAAGATCGAACTGCAGTGA
- a CDS encoding prolipoprotein diacylglyceryl transferase yields the protein MRELRSCDFCDADAVGTFEIVPPELEPTEAEQRRVVLCPDCRERLEALVEPLLARAGAAVEETDASDEDHDGSSVVATADGSTRTRTRTASPNATVSDGTDGSATESEPELDDDSNSASGLEDGITFERDEAAIDGDGGDGGNGASDATESERAASETTDSDEASATVPLIDGNGPDGATETNPPTAYGKVLRLLHNREFPMQRSAVKELAAGAYDLENDQAEAIVDYAVADGEFTEERGMLHRS from the coding sequence ATGCGCGAACTGCGGAGTTGTGACTTCTGTGACGCTGACGCCGTCGGCACGTTCGAGATCGTGCCGCCCGAACTCGAGCCGACGGAGGCCGAACAGCGACGGGTCGTCCTCTGTCCGGACTGCCGGGAGCGACTCGAAGCACTGGTCGAACCGCTGCTCGCCCGTGCGGGTGCGGCCGTCGAGGAGACCGACGCGAGCGACGAGGACCACGACGGTAGCTCGGTCGTCGCGACCGCCGACGGATCGACGCGCACCCGTACCCGAACTGCCAGCCCGAACGCGACCGTTTCGGACGGGACCGACGGATCCGCGACGGAATCCGAACCCGAACTGGACGACGACTCGAACTCCGCGTCGGGTCTCGAGGACGGAATCACGTTCGAGCGCGACGAGGCTGCGATCGACGGTGATGGCGGTGACGGCGGCAACGGAGCGTCGGACGCGACCGAATCGGAGCGCGCCGCGAGCGAGACGACCGACTCGGACGAGGCGTCGGCGACCGTCCCACTGATCGACGGTAACGGACCCGACGGAGCCACCGAGACGAACCCCCCGACGGCCTACGGAAAGGTCCTCCGACTCCTTCACAATCGCGAGTTCCCCATGCAACGCAGCGCCGTCAAGGAACTGGCCGCGGGCGCCTACGACCTCGAGAACGACCAGGCCGAAGCGATCGTCGACTACGCCGTCGCGGACGGCGAGTTCACCGAGGAACGGGGGATGCTCCACCGGTCGTAG